In a single window of the uncultured Pseudodesulfovibrio sp. genome:
- the cutC gene encoding choline trimethylamine-lyase, which produces MDLQAFSDKLAEATKNLSPDERASLRRIFEGVSLEGFAQKSVESRPARAEGAGIPDGPTERHVKLKENFLKAVPSVSIHRARTITRVAKENPGLPPILLRAKSFRECCETAPLVIQDHELIVGAPNGAPRCGAFSPDIEWRWMQAELDTIGTRPQDPFHISEADKKEMREEIFPFWENKSVDEYCEGQYREAGLWEMSGESFVSDCSYHAVNGGGDSNPGYDVILMKKGMLDIIAEAEAHLENLDYAAPEDIEKIYFYKSIIDTAKGVMAYAKRMSDYAAELAAKESDPKRKAELEKIAEVNARVPAHAPSTFWEAIQAVWTVESLLTLEENQTGMSIGRVDQYMYPFFEADLRAGRMTEYEAFDLAGCMLVKMSEMMWLTSEGGSKFFAGYQPFVNMCVGGVTRDGRDATNDLTYLLMDAVRHVRIYQPSLATRVHNKSPQKYLQKIVDVIRSGMGFPAVHFDDAHIKMMLAKGVSIEDARDYCLMGCVEPQKAGRLYQWTSTGYTQWPICIELVLNHGVPLWYGKQVTPDAGDLSRFDTWEKFETAVKDQIRWITRKTSIATVISQRVHRDYAPKPLMSMMYEGCMESGRDVAAGGAMYNFGPGVVWSGLATYADSMAAIKKLVFDDQKYTLDQLNQALVAEFKGYEQIKKDCLAAPKYGNDDDYVDMIAADLVNFTEKEHRQYRTLYSVLSHGTLSISNNTPFGQLLGASANGRDAWMPLSDGISPTQGADYKGPTAIIKSVSKMANDNMNIGMVHNFKIMAGLLDNPEGENGLITLIRTACMLGNGEMQFNYLDNETLLNAQKHPEQYRDLVVRVAGYSAFFVELCKDVQDEIISRTMLHAI; this is translated from the coding sequence GTGGATCTTCAAGCATTTTCTGACAAGCTCGCCGAGGCGACCAAGAACCTGAGCCCGGATGAACGGGCCTCCCTGCGCCGTATTTTCGAAGGGGTTTCCCTTGAGGGCTTTGCCCAGAAGTCGGTCGAATCCCGGCCCGCCCGCGCCGAGGGTGCCGGTATCCCCGACGGTCCCACCGAGCGCCACGTGAAGCTCAAGGAAAACTTCCTGAAGGCCGTGCCCAGCGTGTCCATCCACCGCGCCCGGACCATTACCCGCGTGGCCAAGGAAAACCCCGGCCTGCCCCCGATTCTCTTGCGCGCCAAATCCTTCCGGGAGTGCTGCGAGACCGCTCCCCTGGTCATCCAGGACCACGAACTCATCGTCGGCGCGCCCAACGGCGCTCCGCGCTGCGGCGCATTCTCCCCGGATATCGAGTGGCGCTGGATGCAGGCCGAGCTGGATACCATCGGCACGCGCCCGCAGGACCCGTTCCACATCTCCGAGGCCGACAAGAAGGAGATGCGCGAGGAAATCTTCCCCTTCTGGGAGAACAAGTCCGTGGACGAGTACTGCGAAGGCCAGTACCGCGAGGCCGGACTGTGGGAGATGTCCGGTGAATCCTTCGTGTCCGACTGCTCCTACCACGCGGTCAACGGCGGCGGCGACTCCAACCCCGGGTATGACGTCATCCTGATGAAGAAGGGCATGCTCGACATCATCGCCGAGGCCGAGGCGCATCTGGAGAACCTCGACTACGCAGCGCCCGAGGACATCGAGAAGATCTATTTCTACAAGTCCATCATCGACACGGCCAAGGGCGTCATGGCCTATGCCAAGCGGATGTCCGATTACGCCGCCGAGCTGGCCGCCAAGGAGTCCGATCCCAAGCGCAAGGCCGAACTCGAGAAGATCGCCGAGGTCAACGCCAGGGTCCCGGCCCACGCGCCGTCCACCTTCTGGGAGGCCATCCAGGCCGTCTGGACCGTGGAATCCCTGCTCACTCTGGAAGAGAACCAGACCGGCATGTCCATCGGCCGCGTGGACCAGTACATGTACCCGTTCTTCGAGGCCGACCTCAGGGCCGGACGGATGACCGAGTACGAGGCCTTCGACCTGGCCGGTTGCATGCTGGTCAAGATGTCCGAGATGATGTGGCTGACCTCCGAGGGCGGCTCCAAGTTCTTCGCGGGCTACCAGCCGTTCGTGAACATGTGCGTGGGCGGCGTGACCCGCGACGGCCGCGACGCCACCAACGACCTGACCTACCTGCTCATGGACGCGGTCCGGCACGTGCGCATCTACCAGCCGTCCCTGGCCACCCGCGTGCACAACAAGTCCCCGCAGAAATATCTGCAGAAGATCGTGGACGTCATCCGCTCCGGCATGGGTTTCCCGGCCGTGCACTTCGACGACGCCCACATCAAGATGATGCTGGCCAAGGGCGTGTCCATCGAGGACGCCCGCGACTACTGCCTGATGGGTTGCGTCGAACCGCAGAAGGCCGGCCGCCTGTACCAGTGGACCTCCACCGGCTACACCCAGTGGCCCATCTGCATCGAGCTTGTCCTGAACCACGGCGTGCCCCTGTGGTACGGCAAGCAGGTCACCCCGGACGCCGGTGATCTGAGCCGGTTCGACACCTGGGAGAAGTTCGAGACCGCGGTCAAGGATCAGATCAGGTGGATCACCAGGAAGACCAGCATCGCCACGGTTATCTCCCAGCGCGTGCACCGCGACTATGCCCCGAAGCCGCTCATGTCCATGATGTACGAGGGTTGCATGGAGTCCGGCCGCGACGTGGCCGCCGGTGGTGCCATGTACAACTTCGGACCCGGCGTGGTCTGGAGTGGACTGGCCACCTACGCCGACTCCATGGCGGCCATCAAGAAACTGGTCTTTGATGACCAGAAGTACACCCTGGATCAGCTGAACCAGGCCCTGGTGGCCGAGTTCAAGGGGTACGAGCAGATCAAGAAGGACTGCCTGGCCGCGCCCAAGTACGGCAACGACGACGACTATGTCGACATGATCGCCGCCGACCTGGTCAACTTCACCGAGAAGGAGCACCGCCAGTACCGGACCCTGTATTCGGTCCTCAGCCACGGCACCCTGTCCATTTCCAACAACACCCCGTTCGGCCAGCTGCTGGGCGCGTCGGCCAACGGCCGTGACGCCTGGATGCCCCTGTCCGACGGCATCAGCCCCACGCAGGGCGCGGACTACAAGGGCCCCACGGCGATCATCAAGTCCGTGTCCAAGATGGCCAACGACAACATGAATATCGGCATGGTGCACAACTTCAAGATCATGGCCGGTCTGCTCGACAACCCGGAAGGGGAGAACGGGCTGATCACCCTGATCCGCACCGCCTGCATGCTCGGCAACGGCGAGATGCAGTTCAACTACCTGGACAACGAAACCCTGCTGAATGCCCAGAAGCACCCCGAGCAATATCGCGACCTCGTGGTCCGCGTGGCCGGGTACAGCGCCTTCTTCGTGGAGCTGTGCAAGGACGTTCAGGACGAAATCATCAGCCGGACCATGCTCCACGCCATCTAG
- the cutD gene encoding choline TMA-lyase-activating enzyme — protein sequence MIERKAQIFNIQKYNMYDGPGVRTMVFFQGCPLRCLWCSNPEGQRRGHQVLLKAGQCVNCGACVPVCPVNIHGTDAAGRHVIARNVECVGCRKCEQACPESALAITGENRSISDILNVVEEDRPFYETSGGGVTLSGGEVLAQPEAAISLLQACRQRGINTAVETCGYARPEVLARVAEHVDLFLYDVKHMDSDAHHRLTGVRNETILENLGWLLENRYNVKVRLPLLKGLNDGEAELNLLAEFLKPHQGFKNFKGVDLLPYHKMGVSKYDQLGWDYPVEGDPVLGEDDIARIRQTFERHGLSVTVIRH from the coding sequence GTGATCGAAAGAAAAGCCCAGATATTCAACATCCAGAAGTACAACATGTACGACGGACCGGGCGTGCGGACCATGGTCTTCTTCCAGGGGTGTCCCCTGCGCTGTCTCTGGTGCTCGAATCCCGAGGGGCAGCGGCGGGGCCATCAGGTCCTGCTCAAGGCGGGCCAGTGCGTCAACTGCGGTGCCTGCGTTCCGGTCTGCCCGGTGAACATTCACGGCACGGACGCGGCGGGCCGCCATGTGATTGCCCGCAATGTGGAATGCGTGGGCTGCCGCAAATGCGAGCAGGCCTGCCCCGAGTCGGCGCTGGCCATCACCGGCGAAAACCGGTCCATCAGCGACATCCTGAACGTCGTCGAAGAGGACCGTCCGTTCTACGAGACCTCCGGCGGCGGGGTGACCCTGAGCGGCGGCGAGGTCCTGGCCCAGCCCGAGGCGGCGATCAGTCTGCTTCAGGCCTGCCGCCAGCGGGGCATCAACACCGCTGTGGAGACCTGCGGCTACGCCCGGCCCGAGGTGCTGGCCCGTGTGGCCGAGCACGTCGACCTGTTCCTCTACGACGTCAAGCACATGGACTCCGACGCCCACCACCGCCTAACCGGCGTGCGCAACGAGACCATCCTCGAAAACCTCGGCTGGCTGCTGGAGAACCGCTACAACGTCAAGGTGCGTCTGCCGCTTCTCAAGGGGCTCAACGACGGCGAGGCCGAACTGAACCTGTTGGCCGAGTTTCTCAAGCCGCACCAGGGCTTCAAGAATTTCAAGGGAGTGGATCTGCTCCCGTACCACAAGATGGGCGTGAGCAAATACGACCAGTTGGGCTGGGATTACCCGGTGGAGGGCGATCCCGTGCTCGGCGAGGACGACATCGCGCGCATCCGGCAAACTTTTGAGAGGCACGGCCTCTCGGTGACCGTGATCCGGCACTAG
- a CDS encoding BMC domain-containing protein has translation MTAIGFIETWGLVPAVEAADAMLKAADVRLLERTQVGSGLVTITVAGTVSAVQASVDAAAAAIGRIEGGVLVSRHVIARPDEEVASVIRTCPVAEARAEAPVAQAAPVAETPAPIQRRSASELKKMKVAELRKLARSLTGEEPSSEKKKDLIDTIVNVYRKIEE, from the coding sequence ATGACCGCAATCGGATTCATAGAGACATGGGGCCTGGTGCCCGCCGTTGAGGCGGCCGACGCCATGCTCAAGGCGGCTGACGTTCGCCTGCTGGAACGGACCCAGGTGGGCTCCGGGCTGGTCACCATCACCGTGGCCGGAACGGTTTCCGCGGTCCAGGCCTCGGTGGACGCCGCAGCGGCCGCCATCGGGCGGATCGAAGGGGGCGTCCTGGTGTCCCGGCACGTAATCGCCCGGCCGGATGAGGAGGTCGCTTCGGTCATCCGCACCTGTCCGGTTGCCGAAGCGCGGGCTGAAGCGCCTGTCGCGCAGGCCGCTCCCGTAGCCGAGACTCCGGCCCCGATCCAGCGCCGCTCCGCCTCGGAACTGAAAAAGATGAAGGTGGCTGAGCTGCGCAAACTCGCCCGGTCCCTGACCGGCGAGGAGCCGAGTTCGGAGAAGAAGAAGGATTTAATTGATACTATTGTCAATGTATATAGGAAGATAGAGGAGTAG
- a CDS encoding acetaldehyde dehydrogenase (acetylating), whose amino-acid sequence MVDKDLLSMQEARSLVRAAKQAQADFARLDQEKVDAIVKAIAEEAYAQAESLAALAVQETGYGKVQDKKTKNMLASQGLLKAIDGMKTIGVLNDDKARKVVEVAVPVGVIAGIIPSTNPTSTVIYKSIISLKAGNAIVFTPHPSAKECIGKTVEMIRGVLKRCGVCEDMVAAMSVPTIQGSGELMRQADLILATGGPGMVKAAYSSGTPALGVGAGNVPAYVERTADVEEAVSKIVASKTFDYGTVCASEQSIVTDRVIADKVKAALIAQGGFFLQGDDLLKVKAVMERGNGSMNPAIVGRSAAHIAELAGISIPAGTKLLVSDEKGVGPKYPFSKEKLTQLLAFYVVEDWQEACELCHALLLNGGVGHSLAIHSKDEAIIREFGMRKPVSRMLVNTPSTHGAVGLSTSLFPSFTLGCGTVGGSATSDNVTPLNLMNVRRIAYDLGNTPCPKAAAPSTGTNVDIQAITAMIVEQLKQMA is encoded by the coding sequence ATGGTAGACAAAGATTTGCTGTCCATGCAGGAAGCCCGTTCTCTGGTGCGGGCCGCCAAACAGGCCCAGGCGGATTTCGCCCGTTTGGACCAGGAAAAGGTCGACGCCATCGTCAAGGCCATTGCCGAAGAGGCGTACGCCCAGGCCGAGTCCCTGGCCGCTCTGGCGGTTCAGGAGACCGGCTACGGCAAGGTGCAGGACAAGAAAACCAAGAACATGCTGGCCAGCCAGGGGTTGCTCAAGGCCATCGACGGCATGAAGACCATCGGCGTGCTCAACGACGACAAGGCCCGGAAGGTCGTCGAAGTGGCTGTCCCGGTCGGGGTCATCGCGGGTATCATTCCCTCCACCAACCCCACGTCCACGGTCATCTACAAGTCCATCATCTCCCTGAAGGCGGGCAACGCCATCGTCTTCACCCCGCATCCGAGCGCCAAGGAATGCATCGGCAAGACCGTGGAGATGATCCGCGGCGTGCTGAAGCGTTGCGGCGTGTGCGAGGACATGGTCGCGGCCATGAGCGTGCCCACCATCCAGGGCAGCGGCGAGCTTATGCGCCAGGCCGATCTGATTCTGGCAACCGGCGGACCGGGCATGGTCAAGGCCGCCTACAGCTCCGGCACCCCGGCTCTGGGCGTGGGCGCGGGCAACGTCCCGGCGTACGTCGAGCGCACCGCCGACGTGGAAGAGGCCGTGTCCAAGATCGTGGCCTCCAAGACCTTCGACTACGGCACAGTCTGCGCTTCCGAGCAGTCCATCGTCACCGACCGCGTCATCGCGGACAAGGTCAAGGCGGCCCTGATCGCTCAGGGCGGCTTCTTCCTGCAGGGCGATGATCTGCTCAAGGTCAAGGCGGTCATGGAGCGCGGCAACGGTTCCATGAACCCGGCCATCGTCGGCCGTTCCGCCGCCCACATCGCCGAGCTGGCCGGTATCTCCATTCCTGCCGGAACCAAGCTGCTCGTCTCCGACGAGAAGGGCGTTGGTCCCAAGTATCCTTTCTCCAAGGAGAAGTTGACCCAGTTGCTGGCCTTCTACGTGGTCGAGGACTGGCAGGAGGCCTGCGAACTGTGCCACGCCCTGCTGCTCAACGGCGGCGTGGGCCACTCCCTGGCCATTCACTCCAAGGATGAGGCGATCATCCGCGAGTTCGGCATGCGCAAGCCGGTCTCCCGCATGCTGGTCAACACCCCGTCCACTCACGGCGCGGTCGGCCTGTCCACCTCGCTTTTCCCGTCCTTCACCCTGGGTTGCGGAACGGTGGGCGGCAGCGCCACTTCCGACAACGTCACCCCGCTGAACCTCATGAACGTGCGGCGCATCGCCTATGACCTGGGGAATACGCCGTGCCCGAAGGCCGCCGCCCCGAGCACCGGCACCAATGTCGACATCCAGGCCATCACCGCCATGATCGTCGAGCAACTGAAGCAGATGGCGTAA
- a CDS encoding BMC domain-containing protein, with protein sequence MSLNALGMIETKGLVGSVEAADAMVKAANVTLIGKTQVGGGLVTVMVRGDVGAVKAAVDAGATAAKNVGELVSVHVIPRPHSEVESILPKIEG encoded by the coding sequence ATGTCCCTCAACGCACTCGGAATGATTGAAACCAAAGGTCTAGTCGGTTCCGTGGAGGCCGCTGACGCCATGGTCAAGGCCGCCAATGTCACCCTCATCGGCAAGACCCAGGTGGGCGGCGGTCTGGTGACCGTCATGGTCCGCGGCGATGTCGGCGCGGTCAAGGCCGCCGTGGATGCGGGCGCCACCGCCGCCAAGAACGTCGGCGAGCTGGTCAGCGTTCATGTCATCCCCCGCCCCCACAGCGAGGTGGAGTCCATTCTGCCCAAGATCGAAGGCTAG
- a CDS encoding phosphate propanoyltransferase, with protein MNEKVINEILGSVIQTLVNQLKGENAPASCGRALSGETIPVELSARHVHLSEADAMELFGHPLTPKRDLSQPGQFLAEERVRLIGPKGVMDNVAVLGPSRNATQVEISKTEARALGVNPPVRMSGDVKGTPGIILASQSGIVGLEEGVIVAARHIHMSPEDASRLHVTDNERVSVHIDSERPVTLEDVVVRVSDQFKLSMHIDPDEGNGMGWNSKATGRIVARQ; from the coding sequence ATGAACGAGAAAGTCATCAACGAAATTTTGGGCAGCGTGATCCAGACCCTGGTCAATCAGCTCAAGGGAGAAAACGCGCCTGCCTCGTGCGGCCGCGCTCTGTCCGGCGAAACCATTCCGGTCGAACTGTCCGCGCGTCACGTCCACCTCAGTGAGGCCGACGCCATGGAGCTGTTCGGCCATCCCCTGACCCCCAAACGCGACCTGTCCCAGCCCGGCCAGTTCCTGGCCGAGGAGCGGGTTCGTCTGATCGGCCCCAAGGGGGTCATGGACAACGTGGCCGTGCTCGGTCCGTCCCGGAACGCCACCCAGGTGGAGATCTCCAAGACCGAAGCCCGCGCCCTGGGCGTCAATCCCCCGGTGCGCATGTCCGGCGACGTCAAGGGGACCCCGGGCATCATCCTGGCCTCGCAGTCCGGCATCGTCGGCCTGGAGGAGGGCGTCATCGTGGCCGCCCGGCACATCCACATGAGCCCCGAGGACGCGAGCCGTCTGCACGTGACCGACAACGAGCGCGTCAGCGTGCACATCGATTCGGAGCGTCCCGTGACCCTGGAAGACGTGGTCGTGCGCGTCAGCGATCAGTTCAAGCTGTCCATGCACATCGACCCGGACGAGGGCAACGGCATGGGCTGGAACTCCAAGGCGACCGGCCGCATCGTGGCCCGGCAGTAG
- the eutJ gene encoding ethanolamine utilization protein EutJ: MDLAVVDRKLSALERCLTETVPVSADERLRVGVDLGTAYIVVVVLNGAGEPVACALEAASVVKDGLVVDYAGATRIVRRLVGELSERLGRTLTHAAIAVPPGTGGKDCKTHRYVVEGAGLEVTGTLDEPTAANAVLGLENGAIVDIGGGTTGLSILKDGEVVYVADEATGGTHVSLVLAGRYDLTLREAEAFKMEADRQPEILGVVRPVIQKMASIVARHIKGRDVDAVYLVGGTCCLRDMEKVMEKELGVPVFKPANPFLVTPLGIALNCA; this comes from the coding sequence ATGGATCTGGCCGTCGTGGACCGCAAGCTGAGCGCTTTGGAGCGCTGCCTGACCGAGACCGTGCCCGTGTCCGCCGACGAGCGGCTGCGCGTGGGCGTGGACCTCGGCACCGCGTACATCGTGGTCGTGGTCCTCAACGGTGCTGGGGAGCCTGTGGCCTGCGCCCTGGAAGCCGCCTCCGTGGTCAAGGACGGCCTGGTCGTGGATTACGCCGGGGCCACGCGCATTGTCCGCAGACTGGTGGGCGAGCTGAGTGAACGGCTCGGCCGCACCCTGACCCATGCGGCCATCGCCGTGCCTCCGGGAACCGGCGGCAAGGACTGCAAGACCCACCGCTACGTAGTCGAAGGGGCCGGGCTGGAAGTGACCGGCACCCTGGACGAGCCCACCGCCGCCAACGCGGTGCTCGGGCTGGAGAACGGGGCCATCGTGGATATCGGCGGCGGAACCACCGGCCTGTCGATCCTCAAGGACGGCGAGGTCGTGTACGTGGCCGACGAGGCCACCGGCGGCACGCACGTCAGCCTGGTCCTGGCGGGCCGCTACGACCTGACCCTGCGCGAGGCCGAGGCCTTCAAGATGGAAGCCGACCGCCAGCCCGAGATTCTCGGTGTGGTCCGGCCGGTGATCCAGAAGATGGCCTCCATCGTGGCCCGGCACATCAAGGGCCGTGACGTGGACGCCGTCTATCTCGTGGGCGGCACCTGCTGCCTGCGGGACATGGAAAAGGTCATGGAAAAGGAACTCGGCGTGCCGGTCTTCAAGCCCGCCAATCCGTTTCTGGTCACCCCGTTGGGCATCGCCCTGAACTGCGCCTAG
- a CDS encoding EutN/CcmL family microcompartment protein has protein sequence MKICKVIGNVWATRKKESLCGHKLMVVQPLDGEDKASFVAVDCVSAGIGETVLVTLGSSARKALDNQEAPVDAAIVGIIDGSDEG, from the coding sequence ATGAAGATTTGTAAAGTGATCGGCAATGTCTGGGCCACCCGCAAGAAGGAGTCCCTGTGCGGCCACAAGCTCATGGTCGTGCAGCCGCTGGACGGCGAGGACAAGGCCAGCTTCGTGGCCGTGGACTGCGTCAGCGCCGGTATCGGCGAGACCGTGCTGGTGACGCTGGGCAGTTCCGCGCGCAAGGCGCTCGACAATCAGGAAGCGCCCGTGGATGCGGCCATCGTGGGCATCATCGACGGCAGCGACGAGGGCTAG
- a CDS encoding BMC domain-containing protein, translated as MDTLGVVECRSIAAGVEIADAMVKVADVELVRAGTICSGRYMIYVSGDRAAVAASVNEAVASGRPLKGHFVISGVSPQVLAVLRRENPVASGDALAVIECRCVSAGINAADVAAKRSDVTLARLVAGQGINGKSYFVLSGDVASVREAAQAAEAALGTELIEAVVIPRPDASVVNALVRGVR; from the coding sequence ATGGATACCCTGGGCGTGGTCGAGTGCAGGAGCATCGCGGCGGGCGTGGAAATCGCCGACGCCATGGTCAAGGTCGCGGACGTGGAACTGGTCCGCGCCGGGACCATCTGTTCCGGCCGGTACATGATCTACGTCTCGGGCGACCGGGCCGCCGTGGCCGCTTCGGTCAATGAGGCCGTTGCTTCCGGTCGGCCCCTCAAGGGGCATTTCGTCATCTCCGGTGTTTCGCCCCAGGTCCTGGCCGTGTTGCGCCGGGAAAATCCGGTGGCCTCGGGCGACGCCCTGGCCGTCATCGAGTGCCGCTGCGTGTCGGCCGGCATCAACGCGGCGGACGTCGCGGCCAAGCGCTCGGACGTGACCCTGGCCCGGCTGGTCGCGGGGCAGGGCATCAACGGCAAGTCATATTTCGTGTTGAGCGGCGACGTGGCCTCCGTGCGCGAAGCCGCGCAAGCGGCCGAGGCCGCGCTAGGTACGGAGCTCATTGAGGCGGTAGTGATCCCCAGACCGGACGCCTCGGTCGTAAACGCCCTTGTCAGAGGGGTGAGGTAG
- a CDS encoding BMC domain-containing protein, translating into MLKALGMIETRGLVGAVEAADAMVKAANVELVGREQVGGGLVTVMVRGDVGAVKAAVDAGSVAAQNVGELISTHVIPRPHDEVEMILPK; encoded by the coding sequence ATGTTGAAAGCCCTGGGTATGATTGAAACCCGTGGACTGGTGGGTGCGGTCGAGGCCGCCGACGCCATGGTCAAGGCCGCTAACGTCGAGCTGGTCGGTCGCGAGCAGGTCGGTGGCGGTCTGGTCACCGTCATGGTTCGTGGCGATGTGGGCGCGGTCAAGGCCGCCGTGGACGCCGGTTCCGTGGCCGCCCAGAACGTGGGCGAGCTGATCAGCACGCATGTCATCCCCCGTCCCCACGACGAGGTGGAGATGATTCTTCCCAAATAG
- a CDS encoding 4Fe-4S dicluster domain-containing protein, translating to MREQIIEKIREAGVVGAGGAGLPTYVKAGATVDTVLVNGASCEPLLMSDPYLMEAEIDTVVRGLETVMECVGAKRGIICLKGKHAKAMETVRARVAKDSTGRLEAFELADFYPAGDEQVLVREVLGETIPERGLPLQVGAVVSNVESLYNVALAMDGAPVTRRYVTVTGEVTNPMVVKVPVGTLVSDVLAFAGGPTIDDYKVVDGGPMMGRVLPDTNRPVTKTTSGLIVLPPDHNVVAPKIMDPERIRHITNTMCCQCTRCTDLCPRNLLGHSLHPHKLMRVLHSQILENETAKEALLCSECGICEKYACPMGVSPREINAQIKQVLMANRVAWEAGDKVYRNNPFRSNRAVPTKRLIQRLNLVKYDGHPAYAGEMPVTRVSIPLRQHIGAPAACVVAVGDTVRKGDLIGEMPEKAMSARIHASIDGRVESIADGIVTIKA from the coding sequence ATGCGAGAACAGATTATAGAAAAGATACGTGAGGCGGGTGTCGTGGGCGCAGGCGGCGCCGGTCTGCCCACCTACGTCAAGGCCGGGGCCACCGTGGATACGGTTTTGGTCAACGGCGCTTCCTGCGAACCGCTGCTGATGAGCGATCCGTACCTCATGGAGGCCGAGATCGACACCGTGGTGCGCGGCCTCGAGACCGTCATGGAATGCGTGGGTGCCAAGCGCGGCATCATCTGCCTCAAGGGCAAGCACGCCAAGGCCATGGAAACGGTCCGCGCACGCGTGGCCAAGGATTCCACGGGCCGCCTGGAGGCCTTTGAACTGGCCGACTTCTACCCGGCGGGCGACGAGCAGGTCCTGGTCCGCGAGGTCCTTGGCGAAACCATCCCCGAGCGCGGCCTGCCCCTGCAGGTAGGTGCCGTGGTCAGCAACGTGGAGTCGCTGTACAACGTGGCCCTGGCCATGGACGGCGCGCCCGTGACCCGGCGCTATGTGACCGTCACCGGCGAGGTGACCAACCCCATGGTCGTCAAGGTGCCCGTGGGAACCCTGGTGTCCGACGTGCTCGCCTTTGCGGGCGGCCCGACCATCGACGACTACAAGGTCGTGGACGGCGGCCCCATGATGGGCCGGGTCCTGCCCGACACCAATCGCCCGGTGACCAAGACCACCAGCGGCCTGATCGTGCTCCCCCCCGACCACAACGTGGTCGCTCCTAAGATCATGGACCCCGAGCGCATCCGGCACATCACCAACACCATGTGCTGCCAGTGCACCCGCTGCACCGATCTCTGTCCGCGCAACCTGCTCGGCCACTCCCTGCACCCGCACAAGCTCATGCGCGTGCTGCACTCCCAGATTCTCGAGAACGAGACGGCCAAGGAGGCTCTGCTCTGTTCCGAGTGCGGCATCTGCGAAAAGTACGCCTGCCCCATGGGCGTTTCCCCTCGTGAAATCAACGCCCAGATCAAGCAGGTGCTCATGGCCAATCGCGTGGCCTGGGAAGCGGGCGACAAGGTCTACCGGAACAATCCCTTCCGGTCCAACCGCGCGGTGCCGACCAAGCGCCTCATCCAGCGGCTGAACCTGGTCAAATACGACGGCCACCCGGCCTATGCGGGCGAGATGCCCGTGACCCGCGTGTCCATTCCGCTGCGCCAGCACATCGGCGCGCCCGCCGCCTGCGTGGTGGCTGTGGGCGACACGGTCCGCAAGGGCGACCTGATCGGCGAGATGCCGGAAAAGGCCATGTCCGCCCGCATCCATGCGAGCATCGACGGCCGGGTCGAGTCCATTGCGGACGGAATAGTAACCATCAAGGCTTAA
- a CDS encoding BMC domain-containing protein — translation MNLRTIGCVELNSVAVGMHAADEMLKAAEVELVMARPTCPGRYIVIITGDVGAVQSSVTVGCEIGADMVVDWFTIPSVHPDVVPALSGTTLAPQVDALGVIETCTTASCILAADAAAKSGMVHLLEIRTAAGLAGKAFVTMTGDVASVQSSVEAGVEGVGDAGPVHSHVVIPSPSKALRDQLL, via the coding sequence ATGAATTTGCGCACTATTGGCTGCGTGGAACTGAACAGCGTTGCCGTGGGCATGCATGCCGCGGACGAGATGCTCAAGGCCGCCGAGGTGGAGCTGGTCATGGCCCGCCCCACCTGCCCGGGCCGGTACATCGTCATCATCACCGGCGACGTGGGCGCGGTCCAGAGCTCCGTGACCGTGGGCTGCGAGATCGGTGCCGACATGGTCGTGGACTGGTTCACCATTCCGAGCGTTCACCCCGACGTGGTTCCGGCCCTGAGCGGCACTACCCTGGCCCCGCAGGTGGATGCTCTGGGCGTCATCGAGACCTGCACCACGGCCTCCTGCATCCTGGCCGCCGACGCCGCGGCCAAGTCCGGCATGGTGCACCTGCTGGAGATTCGCACCGCCGCCGGCCTGGCAGGAAAGGCCTTCGTGACCATGACCGGTGACGTGGCTTCGGTGCAGTCTTCGGTCGAGGCGGGCGTGGAAGGTGTCGGCGACGCCGGTCCGGTCCACAGCCACGTGGTCATTCCGTCCCCGAGCAAGGCCCTGCGGGACCAACTGCTCTAG
- a CDS encoding BMC domain-containing protein has protein sequence MSYKPENASQRIIQEYVPGKQVTLAHVVASPQQGIYLKLGLDDSASGAIGIMTITPSEAVIIAADVATKAADVEIGFLDRFGGSLLFTGDVASVEASLRAVLDYFETTLHYASVDLTRS, from the coding sequence ATGTCGTACAAGCCGGAAAACGCCAGCCAGCGGATCATCCAGGAATACGTTCCGGGCAAGCAGGTCACCCTGGCCCACGTGGTCGCCAGTCCCCAGCAGGGCATCTACCTGAAGCTGGGGCTGGACGACAGCGCTTCCGGGGCCATCGGGATCATGACCATCACTCCGAGCGAGGCCGTGATCATCGCTGCGGATGTGGCCACCAAGGCCGCGGACGTGGAGATCGGCTTCCTGGACCGGTTTGGCGGCTCCCTGCTCTTCACCGGCGACGTGGCCAGCGTGGAGGCCTCCCTGCGGGCCGTGCTCGACTATTTCGAGACCACCCTGCATTACGCCTCGGTGGACTTGACCAGATCCTAG